A single region of the Nocardioides sp. W7 genome encodes:
- a CDS encoding CoA transferase, translating into MTSQHAPLAGVKVVELGSMYAAPTAGRMLRDFGADVIKVEDPTSGDFARQWQPAHEGLAIGFSRLNSGKRSVGIDMRHEEGRAVAKELIKGADVVIENFRPGRMEAWGMGYDQLSADHPRLVMTRVSGFGQTGPYSERPGFGTVAETASGYAFLNGWPDTPPTAPPFGFADSIAGISAAFGTSMALFRRELSGHGSEVDVALYEPLMFILGDAVLNYTASGTIMKRHGNASGAASPRGIYEAADGGWLSIAASNQSIALRLFEAMGRPDLKDDARFATNTARMANNDAMQQIVIDWVRSYPRDEALVVLDKHEVVAAAVNDAKDVTEDPHFAERTLVELANTVFGQALMPGPILHVKDYDGPVYDGVPGIGQHTREVLVDELGLRPETVADLAERGVVSGS; encoded by the coding sequence GATCCCACCTCCGGCGACTTCGCCCGCCAGTGGCAGCCCGCGCACGAGGGGTTGGCCATCGGCTTCTCCCGGCTCAACTCCGGCAAGCGCTCGGTCGGCATCGACATGCGCCACGAAGAGGGCCGCGCGGTCGCCAAGGAGCTGATCAAGGGCGCGGACGTGGTCATCGAGAACTTCCGTCCCGGTCGCATGGAAGCCTGGGGCATGGGTTACGACCAGCTCAGCGCCGACCACCCGCGGCTCGTGATGACCCGGGTCAGCGGCTTCGGGCAGACGGGTCCCTACAGCGAGCGTCCCGGCTTCGGCACGGTCGCGGAGACGGCCAGCGGCTACGCGTTCCTCAACGGGTGGCCGGACACTCCCCCGACGGCGCCGCCGTTCGGGTTCGCGGACTCCATCGCCGGAATCTCGGCGGCGTTCGGCACCTCGATGGCCCTGTTCCGGCGCGAGCTCAGCGGCCACGGCTCCGAGGTCGACGTCGCCCTCTACGAGCCCCTGATGTTCATCCTGGGCGACGCGGTCCTGAACTACACCGCCAGCGGGACGATCATGAAGCGGCACGGCAACGCCTCCGGTGCCGCCTCCCCGCGCGGCATCTACGAGGCTGCGGACGGTGGGTGGCTCTCGATCGCGGCCTCCAACCAGTCGATCGCCCTGAGGCTCTTCGAGGCGATGGGGCGGCCCGACCTCAAGGACGACGCGCGCTTCGCCACCAACACCGCGCGGATGGCGAACAACGACGCCATGCAGCAGATCGTCATCGACTGGGTGAGGTCCTACCCGCGCGACGAGGCACTGGTCGTCCTGGACAAGCACGAGGTGGTGGCGGCGGCGGTGAACGACGCCAAGGACGTCACCGAGGACCCGCACTTCGCCGAACGGACGCTGGTGGAGCTGGCCAACACCGTCTTCGGCCAGGCACTGATGCCCGGCCCTATCCTGCACGTCAAGGACTACGACGGACCCGTCTACGACGGTGTCCCGGGCATCGGCCAGCACACCCGCGAGGTCCTCGTCGACGAGCTCGGGCTGAGGCCCGAGACGGTCGCCGATCTCGCGGAGCGCGGCGTGGTGAGTGGGAGCTGA
- a CDS encoding alpha/beta hydrolase has product MTAPWLANPLVSSPAASKPMDAGLAELARGRDASGATPMTRTSVADNRERIVLGHRLCSAGPEVGSVEELQVPGTETRPPVPVRVYTPAGEVSATLVYLHGGGWFTGDLDYPDELCRFLARDAGLRVVSVDYRLAPEHPYPLPLDDAEAALVWTTREFADVPLGIAGDSAGGNLAAACLLRARADGLRVDFQVLVYPVSDTDFGRDSYRACEHGFPLGRADLEHCFDLYVPDHGDRASTEVAPLRADLSGMPPALVVVAGHDPLHDEGVAHAARLRECGVPVALVDHGTLCHGFLRFTGASSAASAARDELVRQTACLVRANVRASSPIR; this is encoded by the coding sequence GTGACCGCTCCGTGGCTGGCAAACCCGCTGGTCTCCTCGCCCGCCGCCTCGAAGCCGATGGACGCCGGCCTGGCCGAGCTGGCCCGGGGACGGGACGCCTCCGGCGCCACGCCGATGACCCGGACGTCGGTTGCCGACAACCGGGAGCGCATCGTGCTCGGTCACCGGCTCTGCTCCGCCGGCCCCGAGGTCGGCTCGGTCGAGGAGCTCCAGGTCCCCGGCACGGAGACGCGGCCGCCGGTCCCGGTGCGGGTCTACACGCCTGCGGGCGAGGTGAGCGCCACGCTGGTCTACCTGCACGGGGGTGGCTGGTTCACCGGCGACCTCGACTACCCCGACGAGCTGTGCCGCTTCCTCGCACGGGACGCAGGCCTGAGGGTGGTCAGCGTCGACTACCGCCTCGCCCCCGAGCACCCCTACCCGTTGCCGTTGGACGACGCCGAGGCCGCGCTGGTCTGGACCACCCGGGAGTTCGCGGACGTGCCGCTCGGGATCGCCGGCGACAGCGCCGGCGGGAACCTGGCGGCGGCGTGCCTGCTGCGAGCACGCGCCGACGGGCTGCGCGTCGACTTCCAGGTCCTGGTCTATCCGGTGTCCGACACCGACTTCGGGCGTGACTCCTACCGAGCCTGTGAGCACGGGTTCCCGCTGGGCAGGGCCGATCTGGAGCACTGCTTCGACCTCTACGTCCCCGACCACGGTGACCGCGCGTCCACCGAGGTCGCCCCCCTGCGCGCCGACCTGAGCGGCATGCCCCCGGCGCTCGTCGTGGTGGCCGGCCACGACCCACTCCACGACGAGGGGGTCGCCCACGCGGCTCGGCTCCGCGAGTGCGGCGTCCCTGTGGCCTTGGTGGACCACGGCACTCTGTGCCACGGTTTCCTCCGCTTCACCGGAGCGTCCTCCGCCGCTTCCGCAGCACGGGACGAACTGGTACGACAGACTGCGTGCTTGGTGAGAGCCAACGTGCGGGCCAGTTCGCCGATTAGATGA
- a CDS encoding FCD domain-containing protein, whose amino-acid sequence MSTNPLRPMKTAMLVAQRIVADINDRGNLVGDRLPPERLMLEKYDVGRGTLRESLRFLELQGVITLKPGPGGGPVVVHPDATSLATSLTLLLQFSNAPFRTIAEARLGLEPMMSQLCAERMTDDDVASLKDSVDTMHANLDNQSIFLEENKRFHDVIAHGSGNAMFGYLVDALLGILDGSAIGIEYPEYRREAVHEAHLQIYKAIESKDPAAAAASMHEHIRQYMRYAEKKFPEVLDAPIVWGQA is encoded by the coding sequence ATGAGTACCAACCCACTGCGGCCCATGAAGACCGCGATGCTGGTAGCCCAGCGCATCGTCGCCGACATCAACGACCGCGGCAACCTGGTGGGTGACCGGCTGCCCCCCGAGCGGCTGATGCTGGAGAAGTACGACGTGGGTCGCGGCACCCTGCGTGAGTCGTTGCGCTTCCTCGAGCTCCAGGGCGTGATCACCCTCAAGCCCGGGCCCGGCGGAGGTCCCGTCGTCGTCCACCCCGACGCCACCAGTCTGGCCACCTCGCTGACCCTGCTGCTGCAGTTCTCCAACGCGCCGTTCCGCACCATCGCCGAGGCCCGGCTGGGCCTCGAGCCCATGATGTCGCAGCTGTGTGCCGAGCGGATGACCGACGACGACGTGGCGTCCCTCAAGGACAGCGTGGACACCATGCACGCCAACCTGGACAACCAGTCCATCTTCCTGGAGGAGAACAAGCGCTTCCACGACGTGATCGCGCACGGGTCGGGCAACGCGATGTTCGGCTACCTGGTCGACGCCCTCCTGGGCATCCTCGACGGCTCGGCCATCGGCATCGAGTACCCCGAGTACCGCCGTGAGGCGGTGCACGAGGCCCACCTGCAGATCTACAAGGCGATCGAGTCCAAGGACCCCGCCGCCGCGGCCGCCTCGATGCACGAGCACATCCGTCAGTACATGCGTTACGCGGAGAAGAAGTTCCCCGAGGTCCTGGACGCTCCTATCGTGTGGGGACAGGCCTGA
- a CDS encoding amidohydrolase family protein, protein MIIDAHTHVWPDKIAEIALGGNRVEGLEARGDGTVSGLTRDMQASGVEVSCCLAIANEARHVDSVNRFVAGLADETHVAFGTVHVELSVEENLASLERHGVQAVKIHPLFQKYALDDPRLWEILEAFGSDYAVITHVGEGGDAFTNSLSSPKMIRDITRQFPDLRLMACHFGGYKILDDAEEMLAGADVVLETSWPPSLATLRPERVRDLIRKHGAERIVFGSDWPMTSPAEEIRAIEALGLTDDEVRMVLGGTLASVLGDRLPA, encoded by the coding sequence GTGATCATCGACGCCCACACCCACGTCTGGCCCGACAAGATCGCCGAGATCGCACTGGGGGGCAACCGGGTCGAGGGACTCGAGGCTCGCGGCGACGGCACCGTCAGCGGACTGACCCGCGACATGCAGGCCAGCGGCGTCGAGGTCAGCTGTTGTCTGGCGATCGCCAACGAGGCCCGCCACGTCGACTCCGTCAACCGTTTTGTGGCCGGCCTGGCCGACGAGACCCACGTGGCGTTCGGCACCGTCCACGTCGAGCTCTCGGTCGAGGAGAACCTGGCCAGCCTCGAGCGGCACGGCGTCCAGGCGGTGAAGATCCACCCGCTGTTCCAGAAGTACGCCCTGGACGACCCACGCCTGTGGGAGATCTTGGAGGCGTTCGGCAGCGACTACGCCGTCATCACCCACGTCGGCGAGGGCGGTGACGCGTTCACCAACAGCCTGTCGAGCCCGAAGATGATCCGCGACATCACCCGGCAGTTCCCGGACCTGCGGCTGATGGCCTGCCACTTCGGCGGCTACAAGATCCTGGACGACGCCGAGGAGATGCTCGCCGGTGCCGACGTGGTGCTGGAGACCTCCTGGCCCCCGAGCCTGGCCACCCTGCGCCCCGAGCGCGTCCGCGACCTGATCCGCAAGCACGGCGCCGAGCGCATCGTCTTCGGCTCCGACTGGCCGATGACCAGCCCGGCGGAGGAGATCCGGGCGATCGAGGCGCTGGGGCTCACCGACGACGAGGTCAGGATGGTCCTCGGGGGCACGCTGGCCAGCGTGCTGGGGGACAGGCTGCCTGCCTGA
- a CDS encoding SDR family oxidoreductase, with the protein MDLQLKDTVVLVTGASRGLGAAMAIALAKEGATVVAAARSVDSLEEVATRGEGRISAVKVDMRDEESVKALVPEVVARHGRIDGLVNNAGIAPAGKFATQDPEIWKDAMAVNVIAPMLLAQAAGQHMIEQGAGRIVNIASTTGVRGKPFLVPYSTSKGAVVRFTEALAAEWAPKNVQVNCIAPGAFVTEAQKAVTESPELHAKRIAKIPAGRMADPSEIVPLTCLLVSPLSSFTTGAIFVVDGGESGKL; encoded by the coding sequence ATGGACCTGCAGCTGAAGGACACCGTCGTCCTGGTGACGGGCGCCAGTCGCGGCCTCGGCGCCGCGATGGCGATCGCGCTGGCCAAGGAGGGTGCCACCGTGGTGGCGGCCGCCCGTTCGGTCGACTCCCTCGAGGAGGTCGCCACCCGGGGCGAGGGCCGGATCAGTGCGGTCAAGGTCGACATGCGGGACGAGGAGTCGGTCAAGGCGCTCGTTCCGGAGGTCGTCGCGCGGCACGGCCGGATCGACGGCTTGGTCAACAACGCCGGGATCGCCCCCGCCGGAAAGTTCGCCACCCAGGACCCGGAGATCTGGAAGGACGCGATGGCGGTCAACGTCATTGCCCCGATGCTGCTCGCCCAGGCCGCCGGCCAGCACATGATCGAGCAGGGCGCGGGGCGGATCGTCAACATCGCCTCCACCACGGGCGTGCGCGGCAAGCCGTTCCTGGTGCCCTACTCGACCTCCAAGGGCGCGGTCGTCCGCTTCACCGAGGCACTGGCCGCCGAGTGGGCGCCCAAGAACGTCCAGGTGAACTGCATCGCCCCCGGCGCCTTCGTGACCGAGGCGCAGAAGGCGGTCACCGAGTCCCCCGAGCTGCACGCGAAGCGGATCGCGAAGATCCCGGCCGGCCGGATGGCCGACCCCTCCGAGATCGTCCCGCTGACCTGCCTGCTCGTCTCCCCGTTGTCCTCGTTCACCACCGGCGCGATCTTCGTCGTCGACGGTGGCGAGTCCGGCAAGCTCTGA